In one Sphingobacterium daejeonense genomic region, the following are encoded:
- a CDS encoding (4Fe-4S)-binding protein, which yields MEEKIIKYDHPNGQITVLWRPKKCIHSAVCVNMLPAVYDPGPRPWVKPENATTQELVDQINRCPSGALQYELHNN from the coding sequence ATGGAGGAGAAAATTATTAAATACGATCACCCAAACGGGCAAATTACCGTTCTGTGGAGACCAAAAAAATGTATCCATTCTGCAGTATGTGTCAATATGTTGCCTGCAGTGTATGATCCAGGACCTAGACCTTGGGTAAAACCGGAAAATGCAACCACCCAAGAATTAGTCGATCAGATAAATCGATGTCCTTCCGGGGCATTGCAATATGAACTCCATAACAATTAA
- a CDS encoding DUF4870 domain-containing protein: protein MENPQTPLENGGSNSVNDGKNIAIIAYLTIIGLIIAFVLNNEKRNDFATYHIRQSLGIFLTLFVGGILRYIPLIGWLLSIVVVILMVVLWIVGVINAANGNKKPVPILGEYYKQFIFRIVESTI, encoded by the coding sequence ATGGAAAATCCACAAACACCTCTAGAGAATGGCGGGAGCAATTCTGTGAACGATGGTAAAAACATTGCCATAATCGCCTATCTCACCATCATTGGTCTTATTATTGCCTTTGTATTGAACAACGAGAAGCGTAATGATTTTGCGACCTATCATATCCGTCAGTCATTGGGTATCTTCTTAACCTTATTTGTAGGAGGTATATTGCGCTATATCCCACTAATAGGTTGGTTGCTTTCCATTGTTGTTGTTATTTTGATGGTCGTATTATGGATTGTTGGCGTGATCAATGCTGCCAATGGAAATAAGAAGCCTGTTCCAATTTTGGGGGAATATTATAAACAGTTTATTTTCAGGATTGTAGAGTCCACGATATAA
- a CDS encoding S1C family serine protease has protein sequence MRQQEFLELADRYLNGQMSPKEREEFELLCNQDQELNALYLSHAEFVQTMKRHDARAEFKNQLATTIQEQPSAPIIVRMWKKLKINAVAAAAVAVLSSLATLYSTGYFSTLRRTNSDYSALKREINNVKRNVNAHNNAIRNINNKENTPKDPLQFGATGFMLTKDGYAVTNYHVVSGADSIHLQNSKGNSFKASVIFTDPEKDLAILHISDSSFAAQAPNIPYTFKKQNMDLGEGIYTIGYPRDEAVYGEGYLSSSTGYSGDTTAYQISVPVNPGNSGGPVLDKNGNIIGIISGKQKGIDGAAFAIKTKALIETLNRIPEESLKGNIVLNNKNSLSNLPRTEQIKKLQDYIYMVKVY, from the coding sequence ATGAGACAGCAGGAATTTTTAGAATTAGCAGACCGCTACCTCAATGGGCAAATGAGTCCTAAAGAAAGGGAGGAGTTCGAATTATTGTGCAATCAAGACCAAGAATTGAATGCTTTATACTTATCGCATGCAGAATTCGTGCAGACCATGAAGCGTCACGATGCCCGCGCTGAGTTCAAGAATCAATTGGCTACGACTATACAAGAACAACCTTCTGCCCCTATCATCGTACGTATGTGGAAGAAATTGAAGATAAATGCTGTTGCAGCTGCGGCTGTTGCTGTTCTTTCTTCATTAGCTACGCTGTATTCAACCGGATACTTTTCGACACTGCGTAGGACCAATTCTGATTATAGTGCGCTTAAAAGAGAGATTAACAATGTTAAACGCAATGTTAATGCTCACAACAATGCCATCCGCAATATCAACAATAAAGAAAATACGCCTAAGGATCCTTTACAATTTGGAGCAACAGGATTTATGTTGACGAAAGATGGTTATGCAGTAACTAATTATCACGTTGTTAGTGGAGCGGATTCTATACATCTACAAAACAGTAAAGGAAATTCATTTAAAGCTTCAGTAATCTTTACAGATCCTGAAAAAGATTTAGCGATTTTACATATTTCGGATTCTAGTTTTGCAGCTCAAGCACCAAACATTCCATATACATTCAAAAAGCAGAATATGGATTTAGGTGAAGGAATCTATACGATTGGTTACCCACGTGATGAAGCTGTATACGGTGAGGGATATTTAAGTTCTTCAACTGGATATAGCGGTGATACCACAGCCTATCAAATTTCTGTTCCTGTAAACCCGGGTAATAGTGGTGGTCCTGTATTGGATAAAAACGGAAATATCATCGGTATTATCTCCGGGAAACAAAAAGGTATAGACGGTGCAGCTTTTGCGATCAAAACTAAAGCACTGATCGAAACATTGAACAGAATCCCTGAGGAATCTTTAAAAGGAAACATTGTATTAAACAATAAAAACAGCCTATCAAATTTACCGCGCACTGAGCAGATCAAGAAGTTGCAAGACTACATCTACATGGTGAAGGTATACTAA
- a CDS encoding RagB/SusD family nutrient uptake outer membrane protein: MKILNNTNIKLPVLGTVFTALLLFTGCKKDALQKDPSEMINTEIVFATTDNAYSAINGMHRLMYYQWYSNQAAGGQSGNMIYMDALGEDFVMTAQANGWFISEYKWQSHRSATSSINQFNYGFYYALIGNANEIINNIDNAVGPDEDKNFIKGQALTYRAWCYFQMIQLFGNRYVKGGDNSGLGLPLILERTKGAKPRNTVEEVYGQINKDLDDAIALFGNAASRPNVSHLNIDVAKGVKARVALTQQDYVAAAKFAKEARADYTLMTQNQYLNSFVNIDNPEWIWGIHQREDQPTYFYSFYAYVGNFSSTNTRGNPKAINSLLYDKISSTDVRKRLWDPTGADNSFPLAASGVRKPYMTRKFTLPNPGNSNGDLMFMRASEMFLIESEALARTAGMENQAKEVLLELAKTRDANYTLSTNTGANLIEEILTQRRVELWGEGFRFYDLKRLNLPLNRNGANHIASLAVEFSVPAGAKEWQFLIPQGEIDRTLGVVVQNPL; the protein is encoded by the coding sequence ATGAAAATATTAAATAATACAAATATAAAGCTGCCTGTTTTAGGGACAGTATTTACAGCACTCCTGTTGTTTACAGGGTGTAAAAAGGATGCTTTGCAAAAGGATCCAAGTGAAATGATTAACACTGAAATCGTATTTGCAACTACTGATAATGCATATTCAGCAATTAATGGTATGCACAGATTGATGTATTACCAATGGTATAGCAATCAAGCAGCAGGTGGACAATCAGGAAACATGATCTATATGGACGCGTTGGGTGAAGATTTTGTAATGACTGCCCAAGCTAATGGATGGTTCATTTCTGAATATAAATGGCAATCTCATAGAAGTGCAACTTCGTCGATTAACCAATTCAATTACGGCTTTTATTATGCATTAATTGGTAATGCCAATGAAATCATTAATAATATTGATAATGCAGTAGGACCAGACGAAGACAAAAACTTCATTAAAGGACAAGCTTTAACCTATAGAGCATGGTGTTATTTCCAAATGATCCAATTATTTGGAAACAGATATGTAAAAGGGGGTGATAATTCAGGGTTAGGTCTTCCCTTGATTCTGGAAAGAACAAAAGGGGCTAAACCAAGAAATACTGTAGAAGAAGTATATGGTCAAATTAACAAAGATTTGGATGATGCAATTGCATTATTTGGAAATGCAGCTTCTAGACCAAATGTATCCCACTTAAATATCGATGTTGCAAAAGGGGTAAAAGCAAGAGTTGCTTTGACTCAGCAAGATTATGTCGCTGCAGCAAAATTTGCTAAAGAAGCGCGTGCGGATTATACTTTGATGACCCAAAATCAATATCTGAATTCATTTGTTAATATTGATAATCCAGAATGGATTTGGGGTATACACCAAAGAGAAGATCAACCTACTTATTTCTATTCATTTTACGCATATGTTGGTAACTTTAGCTCAACCAATACTCGTGGTAACCCAAAAGCTATCAACTCTCTATTGTACGATAAAATCTCTAGTACAGATGTTAGAAAAAGATTATGGGACCCAACTGGAGCAGACAATAGCTTCCCATTAGCAGCAAGTGGAGTTCGTAAACCGTATATGACCAGAAAATTCACCCTTCCAAATCCTGGAAATAGTAATGGTGATTTGATGTTCATGCGTGCTTCGGAGATGTTTTTAATCGAATCTGAAGCTTTGGCAAGAACTGCAGGAATGGAAAATCAAGCAAAAGAAGTTTTGTTAGAATTAGCTAAGACTAGAGATGCTAACTACACCTTATCTACAAATACTGGTGCAAATTTAATTGAAGAGATCTTGACTCAAAGAAGAGTTGAGTTATGGGGAGAAGGTTTCAGATTTTATGATTTAAAAAGATTAAATCTGCCATTAAATAGAAATGGAGCCAACCATATCGCTTCTTTGGCAGTAGAATTCTCTGTCCCTGCTGGCGCTAAAGAATGGCAATTCTTAATCCCTCAAGGTGAAATCGACAGAACATTAGGTGTTGTTGTCCAAAATCCTTTGTAG
- a CDS encoding TonB-dependent receptor plug domain-containing protein, with protein MKHNLLSFVLLFMLSIGLVNAQNRQLSGRVTDSGDGSPLANVSVRVVGASTATQTNAQGNYTLTVSENSKVEFSFIGYQSQTQSVTGRSTINVSLVSSSDELDEVVVVAYGTVKKSDFTGSATQIGSKEIDKRPISNVLTALQGAGPGIQTSTPSGAPGSSPTIRIRGLGSYSAGQGALVVVDGVPFDGGMANINPADVESVTVLKDAATIAMYGSRGANGVIMVTTKKR; from the coding sequence ATGAAACACAATTTACTCAGCTTTGTTCTGCTGTTTATGCTCTCCATTGGTTTGGTAAACGCGCAGAATCGTCAATTGAGCGGAAGGGTAACAGATTCAGGAGATGGTTCTCCATTAGCAAATGTATCTGTAAGAGTGGTAGGTGCATCCACGGCAACCCAAACTAATGCTCAAGGAAATTACACCCTTACTGTAAGTGAAAACTCAAAAGTAGAATTCTCATTTATTGGTTACCAATCACAAACACAATCTGTAACAGGTAGGTCAACAATTAATGTTTCATTAGTTTCATCTTCAGATGAACTTGATGAAGTAGTTGTAGTAGCTTATGGTACAGTAAAAAAATCTGATTTTACAGGTTCTGCTACACAGATCGGGTCGAAAGAAATTGATAAAAGACCTATTTCAAACGTCTTGACCGCATTACAAGGTGCAGGTCCTGGTATTCAAACTAGTACACCTTCAGGTGCACCAGGTTCATCACCAACTATTCGTATTCGAGGTCTAGGTTCGTACTCTGCTGGACAAGGTGCATTAGTCGTTGTTGACGGAGTTCCATTTGATGGTGGAATGGCCAATATTAACCCTGCTGATGTTGAATCAGTAACTGTATTGAAAGATGCTGCTACAATTGCTATGTACGGCTCTCGTGGTGCAAATGGGGTAATCATGGTTACAACTAAAAAAAGGTAA
- a CDS encoding TonB-dependent receptor produces the protein MVNWVTLMWVIILTKNGYEIGYNNASTPGSIFASLGSDNLTWETQKPLDFGVDFSLFDNRLSGSFEYYYRNSDGLLFSVNQPYHNGGTWAGSFAVQQNVGAMTNKGIEATVTGNLIRKPEFNWNLTFNVTTVKNEITKMPVETPEIVSSPYKRAVGRSLYDFYTRTYYGVDPETGEALYLGLEDGVEFDPDNATHRLIDNGNGRVDTVTTNQNAARQSWLNKSALPPVYGSIINDFTYKNFDFRFVLTYSLGGHFYDGYYGGLVSSGPANGANLHQDLLNAWKEPGDITDVPRMDVGRTAQHGATSSRYLTKASYLNISAINVGYRIPEVYSNRIGIKRARVYASAENLFYWSAKKGFNPLGGITGPTGNSSYTHARTINFGINFGL, from the coding sequence ATGGTAAATTGGGTAACTCTGATGTGGGTTATTATCCTTACCAAAAATGGTTATGAAATCGGTTATAACAATGCTTCAACTCCAGGTTCAATCTTCGCATCTTTAGGTAGTGATAACCTAACTTGGGAAACTCAAAAACCTTTGGACTTCGGAGTAGACTTTAGCTTATTTGACAATAGATTATCAGGTAGTTTTGAATATTATTACAGAAACTCTGATGGTTTGTTATTCAGTGTAAACCAACCATATCATAATGGTGGTACTTGGGCTGGATCATTTGCTGTTCAACAGAACGTGGGTGCTATGACAAACAAAGGTATTGAAGCAACTGTAACAGGTAACTTAATAAGAAAACCTGAGTTTAACTGGAACCTTACATTCAATGTGACTACTGTAAAAAATGAAATCACTAAAATGCCAGTTGAAACTCCTGAAATTGTAAGCAGCCCATATAAACGTGCAGTTGGAAGATCATTATATGATTTCTATACTAGAACATATTATGGAGTTGATCCTGAAACAGGAGAAGCTTTGTACCTTGGTTTAGAAGATGGTGTAGAATTCGACCCTGATAACGCTACTCACCGTTTAATTGATAATGGAAATGGCAGAGTAGATACAGTTACAACTAACCAAAATGCTGCTAGACAGTCTTGGTTGAATAAATCAGCTCTTCCTCCAGTTTACGGAAGTATTATTAATGACTTCACCTACAAAAACTTCGACTTTAGATTTGTCTTAACATATAGTCTAGGTGGACATTTCTATGATGGATACTATGGAGGTTTGGTAAGTTCTGGACCAGCAAATGGTGCTAACTTACACCAAGATCTATTAAATGCTTGGAAAGAACCAGGTGATATTACAGATGTGCCAAGAATGGATGTTGGTAGAACAGCTCAACATGGTGCTACGTCTTCAAGATACTTAACAAAAGCTTCGTATTTGAATATTAGTGCAATCAACGTTGGGTATAGAATTCCTGAAGTATACTCTAATAGAATTGGAATTAAAAGAGCAAGAGTTTATGCAAGTGCTGAAAACTTGTTCTATTGGTCTGCTAAAAAAGGATTCAATCCACTAGGTGGAATTACTGGACCAACTGGTAACAGTTCATATACTCACGCAAGGACTATAAACTTTGGTATTAACTTCGGATTATAA
- a CDS encoding peroxiredoxin: protein MSLRLGDEAPNFQAKTTAGDIDFYDYIDGKWAVLYSHPSDYTPVCTTELGRTAQLKSEFDKRNVKVLALSVDSVEDHNEWVKDINETQNTEVNFPIIADEDRHIAELYDMIHPNASATATVRSVFVIGPDKKIKLSLTYPASTGRNFNEILRVIDSLQLTDQYQVATPADWNDGEDVIVVPAIKTEDIPAKFPKGFKEIKPYLRTTPQPNK, encoded by the coding sequence ATGAGTTTAAGATTAGGTGATGAAGCACCAAACTTTCAAGCTAAAACAACAGCAGGAGATATTGATTTCTACGATTATATAGATGGCAAATGGGCAGTGTTATATTCCCACCCTTCTGATTATACTCCTGTATGTACGACCGAACTTGGCAGAACAGCGCAATTAAAGTCTGAATTTGATAAAAGAAATGTTAAGGTTTTGGCATTAAGTGTCGATTCAGTCGAAGATCACAATGAATGGGTGAAAGATATCAATGAAACCCAAAATACAGAAGTTAATTTTCCGATCATTGCAGATGAGGATAGACATATTGCCGAATTATATGATATGATCCATCCGAATGCTTCCGCAACGGCAACAGTGCGTTCTGTATTTGTTATTGGTCCAGATAAGAAAATTAAATTATCATTGACCTATCCAGCATCAACAGGAAGAAACTTTAATGAGATTCTGCGGGTGATCGATTCTTTGCAGCTTACGGATCAATATCAAGTGGCAACACCTGCAGATTGGAATGATGGGGAGGATGTAATTGTGGTACCGGCAATCAAAACAGAAGATATTCCTGCGAAATTCCCTAAAGGATTTAAAGAAATAAAGCCTTATTTGAGAACAACGCCTCAACCCAACAAATAG
- a CDS encoding acyl-CoA dehydrogenase yields the protein MNFELSEEHKMIRDAAREFAQELKPGVIERDEAAKFPTEFVKKMGELGFMGIMVPEEYGGAGMDTMAYVLALEEIAKIDASAAVIMSAHNSLVLYGLNEFGTEEQKQKYLKPLASGEKLGAFALSEPEAGSDASSQHTMAEDKGDYYLLNGTKNWITNGGNADIYIVIAQTDPEKGHRGINALIVEKGTEGFSIGPKENKLGIRSSDTHSLMFSDVKVPKENRIGEDGFGFKFAMKTLDGGRIGIAAQALGIAAGAYDLALAYSKERKTFGKPISDHQAIQFKLADMEVDIEAARLLTYKAAWTKDQGLPYGKVAAMAKLNTSEVAMKHTVEAVQIHGGYGYVKEYHVERLMRDAKITQIYEGTSEIQRLVIAREVFEIEKV from the coding sequence ATGAATTTCGAACTATCAGAAGAGCATAAAATGATTCGAGATGCTGCTCGTGAATTTGCACAAGAACTTAAGCCTGGAGTTATAGAACGGGATGAAGCGGCTAAGTTTCCCACAGAATTTGTAAAGAAGATGGGAGAATTGGGGTTTATGGGGATTATGGTTCCCGAGGAATATGGTGGTGCAGGAATGGATACGATGGCTTATGTCTTGGCGTTGGAGGAAATTGCTAAGATTGATGCTTCCGCTGCAGTTATTATGTCAGCTCACAATTCATTGGTCCTTTACGGATTAAACGAATTTGGAACTGAGGAACAAAAGCAGAAATACCTTAAGCCTCTAGCTTCTGGCGAGAAATTGGGCGCATTTGCTTTATCAGAGCCAGAAGCAGGATCTGACGCTTCATCTCAACACACCATGGCCGAAGATAAAGGAGATTATTATTTGTTGAACGGCACCAAAAACTGGATTACCAATGGAGGGAATGCAGATATTTATATTGTCATAGCACAAACGGACCCAGAAAAAGGCCATCGGGGCATCAATGCCCTAATCGTTGAAAAAGGAACTGAAGGCTTCAGCATTGGTCCTAAGGAAAATAAATTGGGGATCCGGAGTTCGGATACACATTCTTTAATGTTTTCTGATGTCAAGGTGCCTAAAGAAAATAGAATAGGTGAAGATGGTTTTGGATTTAAGTTTGCCATGAAAACATTGGATGGCGGAAGGATTGGAATTGCAGCACAAGCTTTGGGGATTGCTGCTGGGGCATATGACCTGGCATTAGCGTATTCCAAAGAAAGAAAAACTTTTGGAAAACCCATTTCTGATCATCAAGCGATTCAATTTAAACTGGCAGACATGGAAGTGGATATTGAGGCCGCCAGATTGCTGACCTATAAAGCGGCTTGGACAAAAGACCAAGGATTACCTTATGGAAAGGTAGCTGCCATGGCCAAGCTGAATACCTCTGAAGTGGCTATGAAACATACGGTTGAGGCAGTACAAATCCACGGAGGTTATGGATATGTCAAAGAGTACCATGTAGAAAGATTGATGCGTGATGCTAAGATTACACAGATCTATGAAGGAACTTCAGAGATTCAGAGACTGGTAATTGCAAGAGAAGTTTTTGAGATAGAAAAGGTATAA
- a CDS encoding RNA polymerase sigma factor — MSYIYKTCYPSVSHLITGNNGSEDEAKDVFQEAVMVLYDKVTHENFELSSKLSTFLYAVSRRLWLKQINKRENAMGTSDSDGLEIADVESDVQIHLQKEHEFAKMDSAMNQLGEPCQTILRDFYIRNKSMNEICAKFGYTNTDNAKTQKYKCLQRLKKLFFDQKSD, encoded by the coding sequence ATATCCTACATATACAAAACTTGTTATCCATCTGTCTCGCATCTAATAACTGGAAACAATGGTTCCGAAGACGAAGCCAAAGATGTTTTTCAAGAAGCGGTTATGGTATTGTATGACAAAGTTACTCATGAGAACTTTGAATTAAGCAGCAAATTAAGTACTTTTCTTTATGCTGTGAGCAGGAGATTATGGCTGAAGCAGATCAACAAAAGAGAAAATGCAATGGGTACCTCGGACTCCGATGGTTTGGAAATTGCAGATGTTGAGAGCGATGTTCAGATTCATCTCCAAAAAGAACATGAGTTTGCCAAGATGGATTCTGCAATGAATCAATTAGGCGAACCCTGCCAAACTATCTTAAGAGATTTCTACATTCGTAATAAGTCGATGAACGAAATCTGCGCGAAATTTGGCTACACAAATACTGATAATGCAAAGACTCAGAAGTACAAATGTTTACAACGATTGAAGAAACTGTTCTTTGATCAAAAATCTGATTAG